In a single window of the Cucumis melo cultivar AY chromosome 11, USDA_Cmelo_AY_1.0, whole genome shotgun sequence genome:
- the LOC103501106 gene encoding benzyl alcohol O-benzoyltransferase-like, with translation MTTMSKATSLVFKVERCEPELIVPTKPTPHEWKQLSDIDDQQSFRIQVPLIHFYPQNPNMEGRDPVKVIKEAVSKTLVFYYPFAGRVRERFGKKLFVECTGEGVLFIEANADVSLQQFQDSSSLQPPFPCMDQLLYDVPDSDGILDSPLLLIQVTRLKCGGFIFAVRFNHTITDGIGMAQFLKAIAEMARGALAPSVLPVWKRALLNSRDPPRVTCLHHEYDEVNDVNDTTITLDNMVQHSFFFGLTEISIIRKTLPTHFHNYPSAELLMIFIWRLRTIALQLSPEEEVRLLCLVNLRTKFNYLPLGYYGNAFAFPAAVTTAAKLSQNSLGYAIELVENSKAKVTEEYVKSMVDFMTVKGRPHFTVVGSFLMADLTEAGFEDVDFGWEKAIFAGPAIGKVGLVPGLISFCIPSKTRHGEKGIVVPLCLPAPAMERLAEELDALLKI, from the exons atGACAACAATGTCTAAAGCCACTTCTCTTGTGTTCAAAGTAGAAAGATGTGAACCAGAACTAATTGTTCCAACAAAACCAACACCCCATGAATGGAAACAACTTTCTGATATTGATGACCAACAAAGCTTTAGAATTCAAGTTCCATTGATTCATTTTTACCCACAAAATCCAAATATGGAAGGGAGAGATCCAGTGAAAGTGATAAAAGAGGCAGTTTCAAAGACATTGGTTTTTTACTATCCTTTTGCAGGCAGAGTTAGAGAAAGGTTTGGTAAGAAGCTATTTGTGGAATGCACAGGTGAAGGAGTCTTGTTCATTGAGGCAAATGCAGATGTTAGTCTACAACAGTTTCAAgattcttcttctcttcagccTCCATTTCCATGCATGGATCAACTTCTTTATGATGTTCCAGATTCTGATGGGATTCTTGATTCTCCATTGTTGCTCATTCAG GTAACGAGACTCAAATGTGGTGGTTTTATCTTCGCTGTTCGTTTTAATCATACAATCACCGATGGCATTGGTATGGCTCAATTCCTAAAGGCCATAGCTGAGATGGCTCGTGGAGCTCTTGCACCATCCGTTCTTCCGGTATGGAAAAGAGCTCTTTTAAATTCAAGGGACCCTCCGAGAGTCACTTGCCTTCATCATGAATATGATGAAGTTAACGACGTAAACGACACTACAATTACCCTCGACAATATGGTTCAACACTCATTCTTCTTTGGGCTGACCGAGATATCTATCATTCGCAAAACTTTACCCACACACTTCCACAATTACCCCTCAGCCGAGCTACTCATGATATTCATTTGGCGCCTTCGTACCATAGCCCTTCAACTTAGCCCAGAAGAGGAAGTGCGTTTGCTTTGCCTTGTCAATTTACGCACCAAGTTTAACTATTTACCATTAGGGTATTATGGGAATGCATTTGCTTTCCCTGCAGCAGTCACTACTGCAGCTAAGCTTTCCCAGAATTCTTTAGGTTATGCTATTGAATTAGTTGAGAATAGTAAGGCTAAGGTGACAGAGGAGTACGTCAAGTCTATGGTGGATTTTATGACGGTCAAAGGACGACCCCATTTTACTGTGGTTGGGTCATTCCTTATGGCAGATTTGACTGAAGCTGGATTTGAGGATGTAGACTTTGGATGGGAAAAGGCCATATTTGCCGGACCCGCTATCGGAAAAGTTGGACTTGTGCCTGGTTTGATAAGCTTTTGTATACCTTCTAAGACGAGACATGGGGAAAAAGGAATTGTGGTGCCTCTTTGCTTGCCAGCTCCAGCCATGGAAAGGTTGGCAGAAGAACTTGATGCCTTGTTGAAGATATAA